TTATCCCACCATGgtaatatactagtagcATGGTTGCTAGTCAATAGATGATAGTCTGTtcttattccaacacttTTCTCTATAATATAAGAGGATCTGTTTTTACTCTTACTTAGTGATACATCTTAACCACCAATTATGAACAAAATATACTTatgaaaacaagaaaatttggaCAAATCAAAACTAATAATTCACTCATTAaagttttatatatgtagTAGTGAgctatcaaaagaaaagagtgtATTCTAACAGTTCAATAAACTACATAAAAGCAGAAAAGTTTGTAGTGGTCATAGAAGGTAATCCCCCCCCTAAGAAGTCCAACATCATATGCATGCCACCTCCTCCGCTGTACTCATCAACGTCCTGTGGTAAGACTTGTGATACGCTATCCAAGAACCATACTTTATCTTTTATTTCCGTGGTATAACCTCTTAATAATGTATAATAAGACCTCATTATTCTCATGGCGCCTAAATCCCCTGTCATTAATAATGCTAAAAAGGTCCTATCTAATAGAGCAGGGAATGAGAAGACTCTTAACATAAAGTctaattgatttttttcacgaTGCAGTTTGTCCAAATATGCTAACGTTATCAAATATGGTGAATCAATTTCTACAGGATATAAATCTGCTATACTTTCATCAAAGCATACTAGTTCCGAGATcgtattgttattgttgttattacCATTATTGTTGCTATCGCTGTCATTAGTATGGTTGGTTTGATTGACTACGGCTTCTCCCAAGTCACTCAGATCGACGGATATCaagttaaaaaatttggatgTTTCCGACAGGGGCCAAACTGCCGTTAATATCGTTACAGCACCTTTAACATGGAAAATCCACGCTGTTGGTGAACTACTTGAAGCATTTGCCAAGGAATCTAAGATTAGTATTAAAGCACTAGCTACTAAAGCGTCTGTGTTGTCATCTGAAATCTCTAGCACAGCCTCTCTGAGCAGCCTCAATGCTTCCAAGCGGTGATTAGATACGTAATTGTCCAAACCAGTTTCAGTTCTTGACAGGTGAGTCGCGCTAAAGGCCAAAATTGTATGCATCAAGAAGGGGAAATGGAAAGCTAAATCCGGAATGTAAGTGCTCCATACTTCTGGACCAGAAATACCTGCTTCGGTAATGGTGTGCCATACGTTAGTACAGTAGTGATGGAAAAGCTTTAGATCTACCAAGTTTAAATTTGATTTTCTGGACAGTCCAATCAACTCGGGAATTAGTTGTGAAGTTTGTGAAGCGTTTGAATGAGGGGATGATTGTTGTTGAGTATgagaatttgatgaacgCGGAGACAACGTCTCCGAATTGGATAATAGGTCACCCATTGGTGACGTCTTTAAAGTAGGAGAGTTTCTCAAAGCAACCCCATTGTCTGGTATCGACAATAACGACTTTGTGGAGGTTCCGTTGGATACCCCCGTGGAGGGAGATGCAATAGTCTGATCTATGGAGGGCTTCGTTAAAGTGTGCGTGGGACTTATTGTGAGACCTGTGTTGTCAATTATCAAGCTTTTGTTACTGGAGAGCATATCCGATGCATTTACTTTATTCACATTTCCTTGAAGCAAGTTATTGCCTGGGTTTACAGCATCTGTTTTAGTATTATCCAACGGATTTTTCGTAAACTgcttgtttttattttcctgTTCTTGTTGCATATTCGCCAATGCCTCCTCCGCTGTGCTAACTTTGATGGCTCTGTTATTAGACGTGGCAAGTTTGCCTAGGTTAAATAACTCTTGAAATTCAGACGCCATCCCATTTGCTGTGCCCGATGGAAATAACGTattgaaacttttcatATTAAAGTTTAGTCCCATCTTATTTAATTGCGCTAATTGGTCAAAGGGAATATTGCTGAATGGGGATTGAGTTCCTTGTTGTTGCGGAagttgctgctgttgttgttgttgaacCTGTGGCTGTTGTATACCATTCGTCACCGAGTTTTGCCTACCCGGTGAAAGTAGACCGTTAAGGCTGCTGGACAAATTCATTGCTGTTGATTGAAAGTTAGGTGTTATCGGTATACTCAATGGTGAATTTCCCGGTATGGTCATGTTCGGGTGGTTGTTGTTAATCATTGTATTCGGCGCTGTTTGAGTTGAATTGTTGTGCGCTTCACCTCCACTCGTATTACCGttgatattattgttgCCGTTATTCACTAAACTAGCTAATAGATGCGGTAATAAAAGAGTCTCCATATTGTTGGATACAGATGGGGGAACGCTACTTGGCACGTTACTTTGTTCATCAGTGCCGACGTGTGGCAATAACTGTTGCTGTAGTTGGacttgttgttgttgacgAAGTTGTTGTTCTTGCTGATGGTGAAGCTGTTGCTGTAATATAATAGTACTGTCACTCAGATGTTTCTTGCCTACTCTATCTTGGGCTGTtattgaaaactttgatgTCGAAGAAtctttccttcttcttggCTGGATGGGACTGTAAACACAATCCAATTTCATATTTGTacattttttgcaaaaggGTTTGCCTTCATCACATTTCactcttcttctcttaCAATTGTCGCAACCAGTCTTGGACTTATTATGGAACTTTCGTTTTCCTGTCGACGTCTTGCTTACTCTCTTGCCTCCAACCTCAATTAATTCAGCatccttttctctttcttgcCCAGCATGCCCATCATCAGAGGTCATGATTTTTTAGGTGAAGATCTATAGATAATCGAAACGTAAactttaaatgaaaaaccGTCCACTTGTTTATATTATGTAAAGGTAAAGGCAGGGAAGAAATGTAATTTGTGCCTTTGAAAAGTGGAGGTCCTGgttgcttcttctttgaagatgatTGATTGCGGTGACTAGTTGGCAGATGATGTAATCGTCAATGCAGAGAACCCTTGCTTTTCCCCAATCgtaacaaaaaaaacaggGGGAAATAAACTATTAGATAGTACGAGTTCGTTAAGTTAAAAAAAGGCTATAAAACTCGATGAACGAATGATGACGGCCAACATCTATTGTTCAAACTTGCCTTCGTCGAGTTAATCGAATGCGCTCGTTTAAAATTTTCCGACAACCAGGATGAGGAACGAGTCATAAATCAAGCCTTTCGGCCCTGTCGGTTGAAAGATCTGTAAAAGTAAtaattgataatgtacaTAGAAGTGAGGGATTTCTATTTAAAGAATTGTTTATCACAATTCGGTATAGATTGCGGTTAATTTGTTAGATTGGCATGCAGATTACATGCATTTTCGTTTGTTGATGATTTTGTCGTGTTTTCTGTCTTGCGGGTGttttttcatatattgTGCATAAACATtaaaatgaagaagaggtaAACtcaagttgaaaaagacTATAAAACTCTTATAGAAATGGTAGCTACTGTCAAACTAAGATACAAGACACAAAACATTCATATTACACTCAAAACCTAACCACTTTTGATGAAGTTTATCGAGATGTAATCTCTCAGAAAAGAACCTTTTCTGCTAGCGCCACTCCTACCCTTCTCAAAAAAGTCCTGTTCACATCATATTTCGTTCCTGTAGTGATGatagcaaaaaaaagcatatgGTGAAACTATATACGCTTGCATCTACTTTTCGATGAAAGATATGAGACCACATACTATATTAAAAAAGTAACATCAATATTGAATTCTTCCTTTGGAAGGACTGTTTTTCTAGAGTATGTTTAGATATAAACTGGATTTATGCTTTTTCGAATCCAGCTTAGAATAgaatttgttggaataCTTCAAAAGGTTTTGGTaaagaagtaaaaaaagaCTGCAATTGCTGTTATTTCCGTGAATATACAAAGAACCTGGTCTTGCTTTTGAAGCGCTTGAGAAAATGCCCATTTTGGGTTCGCGTCATTAGCTTGCGCCTTGCTATAAAAGATGATGGGTGACATTCTCAAAGTCATTTTCCTGATACACCATACACATCCGTAAAGGGTTTAGTTACTTATTCTGAGCTTGCGCATAACGAACGTATGCGACGAATTTgtaataaaacaaaacagGGAaatcatatttttgatgttgGTAGAGGTCAACAAAAAGGTAGAGCAGGCGAATATCACGTTTAACTTCGAAGAGTATGAGCCCTGAATGTTTgtatctttctttcttattgAATGAAGTTTTACGTTCATTTGCTTCATGCAACTCTGAGGcaaaaaacagaagagAATCAGCATTAagcaaaataaacaaaatgaaatacaACAGTAAAAGGATAGGAAATTGTATATATAAGCTTAGAGATATAaactaagaaaagaagagcaTATACTAGTATGACTACAAAATTGTAcattttttacttttcttgatAACAGGAGGTTCTAAGGCAGCCACGATAGCTTCATCGAATACGTTCTTCAGACCACGTTGTGTTAATGCCGAACATTCGACGTATTTTACTGCTTTCAGTTCTCTTGCTAGTCTGGAACCCTGTTCTGATGTAATAGGACGTAATCTTTGTCTTTGTAACTTCTCGATAATTACTTTGTCATCTCTCAAATCGATTTGCGTGCCCACAACCAGGCATGGTACACCGGGACAATGGTGATGTACTTCAGGGaaccatttttctttaacgttttcaaaagatggTGGGGAAATTACACTGAAACAGACCAAAAATACATCGGTGGAAGGGTATGACAGGGGCCTCAATCGATCATAGTCTTCTTGACCGGCCGTATCAAACAAACCTAGTGTGTATGGTTCATCACCAATCATCACAGTTACCGCATAATTATCAAACACTGTTGGAACATAGTCGGCTGGAAATTGATTCGTTGTATAGGAGATTAATAGGCATGTTTTTCCAACAGCACCATCACCGACAACAACACATTTTAGAGTTTGCATTTTGTGAGAGAGCTATTGCGGTTAATTTTGTTATAtaagctttttctttctagtTCGTTTATTAGCCTGTCTTCTTAAGAAAGTGGAACAGTATAATAATTAACGGATATGATTCTTTATTGTGATAAAAGAAGCCTATTTCAAAAGGTGAAGAATTATAGAGAAGACTAATCAGTATATCTCGGTATGCGTGGAATCTATCTTATCAAAACACTTTTCTTGTCCTTTTTCTAAGAATCTTGTCTATCATCGATTAATCAACCTTGTTTGCTCTTTTTATCACTTTACTTTTTCCCATATCTTGTTTCATTCGGAAGTTCTCAAAACAAACGAGGTTACCCGCCTGAAGCTTAAATGGGTGATAAAGAATGACATTTATGCAATTTGTAAGATATAACGTGCCGTTGCTTTCTCTATGTATGCTTTATCAAACATTGTATGCTTTAGTATGTTACTAACTCGCAATTTGGTCAAAGTCATggattgaaaaaaaaagagaaagtgCTCGAGGTGGGGATTGAACCCACGACGGTCGCGTTGCTTTGAAAGACCTGTCTAAGGTCCTGTGCACAGAAACTCCGGAAAACCGGATGTTGCTATAAGCACGAAGCTCTAACCACTGAGCTACACGAGCATTTTCGAAAGGGAGCTATTTAGGAAGCTACTTATactgtgaaaaaaaagaaaacgaaaataaTCGAAACTTCTTTAAATCTTTCTactggaagaagaactgaCtatctgttgataattagtagtttagtaagttgtaataattaagaatagtcgttccttcttaatctatataagagaggtatataaaacacacgctgattggtgtattaaaccaaaaggttcagacataaatcagagtgttgatgataagaatttagtgttaactcatcttcttattgAGAGATGggcgaattttgagatgattgttgggattccattgttgataaaggcaataattgttgataattagtagtttagtaagttgtaataattaagaatagtcgttccttcttaatctatataagagaggtatataaaacacacgctgattggttatattaaaccaaaaggttcagacataaatcagagtgttaatgataagaatttgatgataactcatcttcttatataataagttctgatcaattaatagatctttatctcattactgcagtaaattctattattagaatttttctacttcaatttatacgaagacgtatagttgcaataacttaatccaatttatacgaataggtgtatagtagtaatcacttattccaacaataatattagatatgtagatatactagaagttctcctcgaggatataggaatccaataaatggaactcgtaattctacataattctgtatatgcttttattgtcattttatatttgtcagtcattatcctattacattatcaatccttgcatttcagcttccacttatttcgatgaccgcttctcataacttatgtcatcttataacaccgtatatgataatgtactagtagtatgactactagttgatagacgatagttgattttcattccaacacttatatactaagttctggacaattaatagatctttatcttattagtgcaggaaattctataattagaatttccctactccatttaaattggtatcatcataagaatgttagtattaatttactcaacatcattagtatcatgttaaagaatgttcgtcatcaactacaacaatttatatgaataaatgtatagtggtaatcacttattccaacactATCATCTATTGGCTGGTAGCCATGTTATTagtattatcatatacggtgttagaagatgacgcaaatgatgagatatagtcatctaaattagtggaagctgaaacgcaaggattgataatgtaataggatcaatgaataacaacatataaaacgatgataataatgtttatagaattatgtagagttgcagattcccttttatggattcctaaatccccgaggagaacttctagtatatctacatacctaatattattcccttataaaaaatggaatcccaacaattacatcaaactccactattatctcacgttccttcttaatctatataagagaggtatataaaactgttggaatgaaaatcaactaccgtctatcaactagtagtcatactactagtacattatcatatacggtgttagaagatgacataagttatgagaagcggtcatcgaaataagtggaagctggaatgcaaggattgataatgtaataggataatgactgacagcatataaaataacaataaaagcatatacagaattatgtagaattacgaaTTTCATTTATGGaattcctatatcctcgaggaaaacttctagtatatctacatatctaatattattgcctttatcaacaatggaatcccaacaatcatctcaaaattcaccaatCTCTCATATACTAACTTGGCAACCACTACAAGGGGCCTGGAGTTACATTATATATACttaatttcaaaaaaagaaaggtgGTGCTACCACTATAGCACCTATAATTTGTCCATCGCCTCGTTTAGTGCATTCACTGCAACGTATACATCAGAGAACGTGTTATACAAGGGGGCGGGCGCCAATCTAATCACGTTGGGTCTTCTCGCATCACCTATAACACCATGGTCATGGAGGTATTGGAAAACTTTGGGCATAATATCCTCTTTTCCAGCATCTGAATCGAAGTAAAGTGATAATTGAGCACCATGATCGTCATCTGCGCCAGTTGGTGTTAGTATTGTAAAAAAGTACGGTAATTTCTCTATTTTTAAAGGATGCTTGTAATACTTGGAGGCTTTCAACAGTTCTGTCATATAGTTTGTCAGCAATAAAGATCTTTTACGAACTTCACCGATACCATTAAACTTCGCAAATAATTCCAGTGAACTTCTTAATGCTACCGTGTCAACAACGCTTGGATTAGATTGCCTAAATCCCAAGGCTCCTGAAATCGGCTCAAATACCTCTAGCATTTGAAACCGCTTAGAAGCATCATTACCCCACCAACCCGCTAATCTTGGCAAATGCTCTTTGGTAGGGCCAGCTGTGGTGTGCTTCGAATGAACAAATAAGCCACCAATCCCACCGGGTCCAGCGTTCAAGTATTTATAAGAACACCAGCAAGCAAAGTCAACGCCCCAATCATGAAGTTGTAATGGGACATTTCCTACAGCATGTGCCAAATCCCATCCAACCAAAATTCCAGGAAATTGATGTGCAAATGAGGTAATTCGGCCAATGTCAAAATATTGTCCCGTGTAATACTGAACGCCCGGCAAACAAACTAACGCCAATTCATCTTGGTTTACTTCTATGGTATCCAAAATATCTTGAGTCCTGATGTAAGTCTCTCCCTCGCGTGGCTCGATTTGAATCAAAACATTTTCAGGTTCCGAAATTCCATGAATTCTACACTGATTATAGAAAGCATAGTAGTCCGATGGAAAGGAGCCTCTTTcgaaaagaattttgaaTCTCTTCTCAGTAGGTTTATAGAACGTGACTAATAGAGAATTCAAATTTGTAGTAAGGCTATTCATTGCAGCAACCTCATTTTCCTGAGCACCTACCATGGGGGCTAATAATGGGAGAATGGGCAAATCGATGTTGACCCAAGGCGCCTTGCCTTTGGCTTCTTCAGGATGTTTGAAATGTGACTCCACAGCACAGTTACTCCATGCATCCAATTCTGCATTAATTGAATCTCTAGTTGATTTTGGCATCAAACCCAAAGAATTCCCGCATAAGTACGTCACAGGCTTGCTGTCGGGCGATAGTCCCATGGATTTGAACGTGGGGATGTTGAATTCATCTTTTAGAGATTCTGGGTATTCTCTGTCCAATTCTAAAGCTTTTTCCATCACCActggcttttttttctttaacgGCTATTTAGGTATGTAATCAACGGTATATATTTGCTGTCTTGAGAATATTATGCTAATAAAtaattgtatttttcaagcGCAGTCACCTTTTCCAAGTGATGGTTTGCCCGTGCCGTAGACGGCATCCCGTCATTTCAATAAACCGTTATAAAAACCGTTCCATGGTTTAGTGGGCTGACAACGACAGAcataaaggaaaatgaaatagTGGCGTCACAAAAGATCTTATCTTAAAATTCTGGCTAGTTTGtccattgaaaatttcttctctcaAATCCGCTTGTCCTTTCGAATACTGGTATCCAACACTTGAACGAatgtttcttcatcagcatCAATTGCTTCGTTTggatatgaaaaaatattggtGGATCGTGGGTCAGTAGTGGTGTCTTCCGGTGAAACAGCacaattttccaatttaAGGGAATGACGCCTTTTTTCCGAGGGTGAGGCTTTCCTTGTTCTTCGGACATTTGCCAATTGAGTTTCCAGTTCTGTCACCGCTATTTTCCTAGCTTTTTTACGCTGTGGTTCGGTATTTTCAACCTcaacattttttgatgGAACTGCTCTCTCTTGTTGCAGTGTTGTAtttattttgaatgatATTTCTGATAGTGCTATTTTGTGTCTTGTTTTAGTTTCTGGATATACTAACTCGAATTTGTATTTGCCGGCATTCCACATGATACCAGTGTCATTTTTCTCCAAGAATTTTATGCcagaaaaaatgattgaTTTGATTCGCAGAAtacattcttcttttggatAGAGCCTGTCAGTCGATGTAGGGCATCCAATTATGTTATTAATCATGTTGGGGGAATTATACACGAGGTCATCATTGAAATCAGTCAAGGCGAAGTTAACACAAGAAAACTCTCTAAGTATGATATCTTCCTCAAAATAATACCTTCTTCTTGGTCTATGACTGGGTAGATATCTTGGATGATTTAAGGAACTATTTATCAAATCATTTAGCAACAAAGCGAACGAAGTACAAaactttttgtttctgtgAGTGTATTGCAAAATGGATCTATATGACTTAATCCAGCATATAAGTAGACGTATAGTGGCtagatattgaaaatcttCCGTATTTGTTTGCCATGAGGGAATAATCACAACATCTATCATATTGGCAATAAAATCGAAGCTTGaatctaaaaataaaacttgaCGTTCACACAAATCTACGT
The nucleotide sequence above comes from Saccharomyces mikatae IFO 1815 strain IFO1815 genome assembly, chromosome: 12. Encoded proteins:
- the BNA5 gene encoding kynureninase (similar to Saccharomyces cerevisiae BNA5 (YLR231C); ancestral locus Anc_8.417) → MEKALELDREYPESLKDEFNIPTFKSMGLSPDSKPVTYLCGNSLGLMPKSTRDSINAELDAWSNCAVESHFKHPEEAKGKAPWVNIDLPILPLLAPMVGAQENEVAAMNSLTTNLNSLLVTFYKPTEKRFKILFERGSFPSDYYAFYNQCRIHGISEPENVLIQIEPREGETYIRTQDILDTIEVNQDELALVCLPGVQYYTGQYFDIGRITSFAHQFPGILVGWDLAHAVGNVPLQLHDWGVDFACWCSYKYLNAGPGGIGGLFVHSKHTTAGPTKEHLPRLAGWWGNDASKRFQMLEVFEPISGALGFRQSNPSVVDTVALRSSLELFAKFNGIGEVRKRSLLLTNYMTELLKASKYYKHPLKIEKLPYFFTILTPTGADDDHGAQLSLYFDSDAGKEDIMPKVFQYLHDHGVIGDARRPNVIRLAPAPLYNTFSDVYVAVNALNEAMDKL
- the ECM22 gene encoding Ecm22p (similar to Saccharomyces cerevisiae UPC2 (YDR213W) and ECM22 (YLR228C); ancestral locus Anc_8.423), whose protein sequence is MTSDDGHAGQEREKDAELIEVGGKRVSKTSTGKRKFHNKSKTGCDNCKRRRVKCDEGKPFCKKCTNMKLDCVYSPIQPRRRKDSSTSKFSITAQDRVGKKHLSDSTIILQQQLHHQQEQQLRQQQQVQLQQQLLPHVGTDEQSNVPSSVPPSVSNNMETLLLPHLLASLVNNGNNNINGNTSGGEAHNNSTQTAPNTMINNNHPNMTIPGNSPLSIPITPNFQSTAMNLSSSLNGLLSPGRQNSVTNGIQQPQVQQQQQQQLPQQQGTQSPFSNIPFDQLAQLNKMGLNFNMKSFNTLFPSGTANGMASEFQELFNLGKLATSNNRAIKVSTAEEALANMQQEQENKNKQFTKNPLDNTKTDAVNPGNNLLQGNVNKVNASDMLSSNKSLIIDNTGLTISPTHTLTKPSIDQTIASPSTGVSNGTSTKSLLSIPDNGVALRNSPTLKTSPMGDLLSNSETLSPRSSNSHTQQQSSPHSNASQTSQLIPELIGLSRKSNLNLVDLKLFHHYCTNVWHTITEAGISGPEVWSTYIPDLAFHFPFLMHTILAFSATHLSRTETGLDNYVSNHRLEALRLLREAVLEISDDNTDALVASALILILDSLANASSSSPTAWIFHVKGAVTILTAVWPLSETSKFFNLISVDLSDLGEAVVNQTNHTNDSDSNNNGNNNNNNTISELVCFDESIADLYPVEIDSPYLITLAYLDKLHREKNQLDFMLRVFSFPALLDRTFLALLMTGDLGAMRIMRSYYTLLRGYTTEIKDKVWFLDSVSQVLPQDVDEYSGGGGMHMMLDFLGGGLPSMTTTNFSAFM
- the CDC42 gene encoding Rho family GTPase CDC42 (similar to Saccharomyces cerevisiae CDC42 (YLR229C); ancestral locus Anc_8.421); this translates as MQTLKCVVVGDGAVGKTCLLISYTTNQFPADYVPTVFDNYAVTVMIGDEPYTLGLFDTAGQEDYDRLRPLSYPSTDVFLVCFSVISPPSFENVKEKWFPEVHHHCPGVPCLVVGTQIDLRDDKVIIEKLQRQRLRPITSEQGSRLARELKAVKYVECSALTQRGLKNVFDEAIVAALEPPVIKKSKKCTIL